The Alcaligenes aquatilis genome contains the following window.
CGCCTGGATGAAAAACTCCAAGCGCGTCCCTCGTTTGCCAGCACCTTACCGCCTACGCAGTGAGCGTTGCGCTAGCAAGCCAGGGCCCATTCTTTTGAATGGGTTTTTTTATGTCTGAAAAAAGGCCCGGCATAGTGCTTGATGTTTGGACAAACCTGCGGCAACTCAGTATGGGAAGCGTATTGAAACGCTCTAAAAGCAAAAAGGCAGACCCGTGGGTCTGCCTTTTTCTTGCCTGACTTAAGCCTGTGTAATGGCCTGCGTAATCATATAGATCGCCAGCACAGTCAGCATGCTGGCAAAAATACGCTTAAGCGTCACCTGGTCAATTTTGTGGGCCAGGCTGGCGCCCAAGGGCGCGGTACAAATACTGGTGGCCGAAACAATCAACAAGGCAGGCCAGTAGATAAAGCCAATCATGCCAGGATGGCTGCCGAAAGTGGCCTGACCGGACCAGATATAGCCCACGCTATTGGCCAGCGCGATGAAAAAGCCCAGTGCAGCCGAAGTGGCGACGGCCTGTCGCACAGGCACATTGCCACGCAGCATGAAAGGGACGGACAAGAAGGCCCCGCCCGCACCCAACAGACCGGAGACGAAACCGATCAAGGCGCCCATGGCAGCGATCCAAAATGGGGCAGGCAAGGAGCGGCCTTGCACCGGGGTCGACTTGCGCGCCATTTTTGAAGCCGAATACAAGACGAACACACCGAACACAATCGCCAGCGCCGTGCTGTTGATCATGGCAAAAATCGCGCCGCCCGACAGCAGCCCGCCCACGATCAAACCGGGCACCATCACCTTGACCACGTCCCAACGGATAGCACCATGTTTATGGTGCGCCCGCACGCTGGACAAGGAAGTAAACAGAATCGTAGCCATGGCCGTGGCAATGGAGGCGTGCACGGCCAACTCTTGCGGCACGCCAAACAAGGGCAGCAGGAAGGTCAGGAATGGCACCAGAATCATGCCCCCGCCAATCCCCAACAGACCCGCGGCCAACCCTATACCGGCACCCAGCACCAGCAAACTGATGACAAGAATGGGATCCATGCCCGCCTCTTATTGAATAATGCCGCCGCCCAGGCAGCGGTCACCGTCGTACAAGACCACGGACTGACCGGGGGTTACAGCCCACTGAGGCTGATCAAAATGCAGAGACAGGCTATCACCTTCAGCCGCCAGCACCGTGCAGGCGGCATCAGCCTGGCGATAGCGGGTCTTGGCATGAATCGGGCCCAACGCCGGCGGATGGCCTGCTACCCAGCTAGTCTGCTCAGCCTTCAATTCGGACTGCAACAGCCAGGGGTGATCGTGCCCTTGCACAACATACAAGGTGTTTGTAGCCAAGTCTTTACGGGCGGCATACCAGGCGTCGGCGGTACCGTCTTCGCGCTGCTTGCCCTTGACGCCACCAATGCCCAAACCCTTGCGCTGACCATAGGTGTGGAAAGCCAGGCCCACGTGCTGACCCAGCACCTGCCCTTCCGGTGTCTTGATCGGACCGGGTTGAGTAGGCAGATAGCGATTCAAAAATTCGCGGAAAGGACGCTCGCCAATAAAACAAATGCCGGTCGAGTCTTTTTTAGCTGCATTGGGCAGCTTCAGTTCTTCGGCAATACGGCGCACTTCCTGCTTGTTGATCTCGCCCAAAGGAAACAAGGTGCGCGACAACTGCGCCTGATTCAGGCGGTGCAAAAAATAACTTTGATCCTTAGAAGCATCCAGACCTTTGAGCAACTGGTAGTCTGTACCGCCCCCGGTCATGGGCACACCACGCACGCGAGCGTAATGGCCGGTCGCAATCCAATCAGCGCCCAAGGTCATGGCGTGGTCCAGAAAGGCCTTGAATTTGATTTCCGCATTACACAGAACATCGGGATTCGGAGTACGGCCCGCCGAGTATTCCCGCAAGAACTCCGCAAATACGCGGTCTTTATATTCTGCTGCGAAGTTGACCGCCTCAATCTCGACCCCGACCAGATCGGCCACGCTGGCCGCATCCAGCCAATCCTGGCGCGAGGAGCAGAATTCGGAATCGTCGTCGTCTTCCCAGTTCTTCATGAACAGGCCCACGACTTCATAGCCTTGCTCTTTAAGCAACCAGGCCGAGACAGAGGAGTCCACGCCGCCGGACATTCCGATAACGACGCGACCTTTTTTGGTGGAAATAGTCATTGCAGTGATGATGAGAGGTGTCGCAGCAGGCAGACCGATGGTCCGGCGCACACCTGACTAACTAAAAAAGGCATTGTACGCCTGCCCTGACGCATGTACAGGCCGACGCTGCCAGTGCCTGGGGTTTCTGGAAAACGGTACTGCCCAAGACACAAAAGC
Protein-coding sequences here:
- a CDS encoding sulfite exporter TauE/SafE family protein yields the protein MDPILVISLLVLGAGIGLAAGLLGIGGGMILVPFLTFLLPLFGVPQELAVHASIATAMATILFTSLSSVRAHHKHGAIRWDVVKVMVPGLIVGGLLSGGAIFAMINSTALAIVFGVFVLYSASKMARKSTPVQGRSLPAPFWIAAMGALIGFVSGLLGAGGAFLSVPFMLRGNVPVRQAVATSAALGFFIALANSVGYIWSGQATFGSHPGMIGFIYWPALLIVSATSICTAPLGASLAHKIDQVTLKRIFASMLTVLAIYMITQAITQA
- the mnmA gene encoding tRNA 2-thiouridine(34) synthase MnmA, which codes for MTISTKKGRVVIGMSGGVDSSVSAWLLKEQGYEVVGLFMKNWEDDDDSEFCSSRQDWLDAASVADLVGVEIEAVNFAAEYKDRVFAEFLREYSAGRTPNPDVLCNAEIKFKAFLDHAMTLGADWIATGHYARVRGVPMTGGGTDYQLLKGLDASKDQSYFLHRLNQAQLSRTLFPLGEINKQEVRRIAEELKLPNAAKKDSTGICFIGERPFREFLNRYLPTQPGPIKTPEGQVLGQHVGLAFHTYGQRKGLGIGGVKGKQREDGTADAWYAARKDLATNTLYVVQGHDHPWLLQSELKAEQTSWVAGHPPALGPIHAKTRYRQADAACTVLAAEGDSLSLHFDQPQWAVTPGQSVVLYDGDRCLGGGIIQ